The following DNA comes from Amblyraja radiata isolate CabotCenter1 chromosome 30, sAmbRad1.1.pri, whole genome shotgun sequence.
tcaagaatccatctatatctgccttaaaaaaataatccactgatggcctccacagtctcctgtggcaatgaaaacCATgggttcacctccctctgactcaataaattcctcctcgtctaaaGATGCATCCTTTTATTTGGATGCTATGGATCTGGTCCTGGATTCTTGCATCAGTGGAGACATCCTATCCGCATCcagtctatccaggcttttcactattcggtaaatttcaatgagatccccccccccccctcttcctttgaaactccagcgagttcagtccctgtagcggcagatttttcagatctttcaggaaattaactccctagccactaattggttgagaggggataaggggaatatcttcggtacgcatgcaagctgcctcagagacttacagagcttctactttcataaagcttcagcacacagtcttttaatgaatattttctttattgtagatataaaacagtaagatacatccaaggttttccgacttgttccaacaatcttcttcgaactccagcgcattgcttcagatactagaaaactcttcgtgtcttcttcttcacatgaggcttgacatgcttgacatggtcgaaggataaaccttctccctctcctgtccaaaacgaattCCCCAACTATActaacacgcaagcagttaagctgcataaacacgccccaagacacgtcataaaatcccacccacattataacgggctggctaaaatttaaaggaacatgccatccacaatgacatgcaaaataggccaaatggccatttcataccggcccctaattgttccgaatacataatgaggcaattaccaaataacatcaaaaaagtggccattaaggcttaacatacatcaaaatcaaaatcaaaatatcagggaataaaaccctgtggcTCCCTCGTCAGGAAATCAAACCGCGATCGCCCGCATGCCAGGCGTGGATACTAACCACCATACTaatgaggaaaaaatagcatgcactatatatctgcaatcacaattctttcTCGACTCTTCCAATTtcgctttcgccttctagaagcaagcacaacttagttattggtcttattaaaacattgttttttgatTTCAGCCGCACTATACGTACCAAACcctgaacatcaggcatgatttccagtattctacccattaaccaagaacctctagatgctgtagagtcagccaccaacacaatgtcgcctggaacaaagttccttttaatccttagccatcgttgtcgttcttggattaaaggcaaatactcttgtatccatctcctccaaaaaagatttgccatatattgtacttgcttccatctacgtctcatatacaaatcttcttttacaaaaagcccaggtggaagtgttggaatggttttcagcagaagaatatgatttggtgtgagtacttccaggtcattaggatcgtcagaacctttcgtaataggtcgatcgtttaaaatcgcctcaatttcacaaaacagtgtctgtaacccttcatcatccaaaacttgttgtctcagaacggagcgcagcacatttcgtaccatacgaattaatcgttcccaaataccgccatgatgggaacccataggaggattaaagttccattttatgccttgttgaagcatagtatattggattctatcctgatttaagtctttgagtgctttttttagttccctatccgctccaacgaaattcgaaccattatccgatcttaacgaagtaacttgaccccgtcgacaaataaatctccttaatgcctgaatacatgagtccgtgtcgagtgtagatgcaacttcaagatgtaccgctctactcgccgtacaagtgaagatcacaccatatcttttcacaaggctacgtcctctcttaacttccataggaccaaaataatccacccccacatctgtgaatggaggtttgtctggagtgatcctctccaaaggcaagtctgccatcttctgtataccaagtttcccacgctctcgcgtgcatatgatgcaattttttattatctttcttgctgctgaattagccttggtaacccaatattttttacgaagttgggatagcatgtaatttcttcctccatgcccaatttgttcatgaatatgccgtaataataatgttgttatgtaaaagtccttagcgagaatgataggacgtttcctttcttcaggcattgccaatctgtttaggcgtccacccatccgcagaagatctccttcccaaattgggtcgagcttatacaattgactacttctttttaccccttctccaccagcttgtaatgttaatatctcttctttgtatttctgcctttgacagaaagaaatgatcgcattttctgctttgaggagatcatcaagaCATAGGCTAGGTGAAGCTTCAAAAACTTGCGTCTGGAATTTGATTTCCTTTTCCCTTTCCGCAGGATTCTTCTCCAagatactttctgttatttgtttcttttcccgaattttcatcaacaatcttgtttttattttaagaaaccaggctaccgatgttctcaatttattccatgatgaaaagtgggtaattaaactattcacggtgtcatatgagtttttttcaatcacattcaccgaaatgttttgtttaatttccggatctgttgtagagatttcaaatccgagttcaagctttggccattctctacttgacttactaagaaactttggcccattgatccatctcttgttattaagaaagcaatttgctgtttgtcccctagaggcttcatccgcaggattttcctttgtattaacatatctccattgagaaacattagtagctcctagtacaaaggaaactctatttgcaacaaatgtcataaaacgtttgttttcattgttaatgtatttcaaaaccgtagtactatcggtccagaaggtagattcttccagttgaaattgcagttcctttttcagcattatgtcaattttcacagctaagactgctgctgtaagttccattctgggaatcgtcttttgcttcaatggtgctactctggcttttcccattacgaatgcaacatgcactctttTGTTTACATCTTGTAGTCTTAAGTATGAAACAGTCCCATAACCACTTTCACTGGCATCCGAAAAGTGATGCAGTTGTGCATTTCCGATATTACCAATGGTTTTAGGCTTTATACACCGATCTACCTTAAACGTTGAcattttttggaggtcttttaaccattctgtccacctgtgcgaggatgtttgagttatactctcatcccaaccaAGCTTTTCTCGACacagattctgtaaaattaacttggctagcagtgtaaatggtgccagaatcccaaaggatcatatactgaaccaatcacagataagataccccttcttgtgcatggtcgttcctgaattgacaatttaaacttaaacacatccgtttccacacaccagtgcagtcccagtgccctttccattggcaagttgtctttgtctaaatccatcaccttggtttcttcggctctgtcatctggtggaatgctttccaaaacagcacgactgttgctgacccacttggtaagtacaaatcctcccttattgcagagaaagGTTAGGTGCTTCACTATTTGAATTGCCTCTAACTCGGTACGATACGGATTTTAGGCAATCGTCCAcataaaaattatttttcaaagtggaaattacctcctctgggaaataatctttattatcctctgcggttttcctcaaagcgaaattcgcacaacttggcgatgacactgctccgaaaagatgtactttcattcggtaatcaacaaggtcttgctgcacatccccttcaggccaccataagaatcgcagataatcaatatgtttaccagttactttcacttgataaaacattgctctgatatcagccatcaaagctatcggttcttgcctaaatttgatgagaactccaaggagcgagttagtaaggtctggaccttgcagtaattcactgttaagtgatgtccctttaaagactgccgcgcagtcaaagaccaccctcaatgtccctttcttcgagtggtacaccccatggtgcggaatataccagatctctccatcatctcgatatagttgattcattggtatcctttcagcataatcattattaatcatattctgtaagaaggatgtatattcctcttgaaatttcgtgttcttaacaaaTTTACGTTTCAAACCATGAATACGTTGTTCAGCCATATAGCGATTATTTGGTAAATTGACACTTTCCTTcttgaaaggtaaatccaaacaataatgtccatttttcatcttaactgaatggttcataatatctaagaatttaattcttctctagacatttcttcatgttcttggctggtactttcattgaagtcatgattatattgcttcattaacagcttttccaatttacctgtagatatttggttaacagcaacagcacggcaattcattttgctggtgctttccttattcttacccaaggagccataaataacccatcctagtagggtcttcatagcatacggtccatccccttggctcctaattatctgtacaggttctaatgctctcagggcattcgttccaataagtaagtcaatatcagaatttatatttgttattttgacttctttcaggtaaggccattgctgtaagtcttcacatctgggtacattttgacgaccaacaggcattgtttcatgtgtgaaaacctctgaaattggaataaaattatcttcatccaaactggatatctccatatttgttatataagaactctggtaatccttttctttattcatggtacgcatttgaattttaactttttctccagtaatgtccaaccttctcatcaaattctctgtgcaaaaagtagctgaactcccatgatccagaaatgcatatgtttgcaacactacattagtttccctatttctcacttgtactggtgaaatagagaaaatgcatgctttcCCTCCGGCCCCAATATGTGCAGTTACTTGAGGAGAGGTGATAGCATTTACATCCGCTGACTCCCTTTTCTGCTCAGTATGATCTGGCTCTTTCTTTACAGTATGaagcacatcaggatgattctgcttacatttgtcacaaattattggacacttacagtcttttaccatgtgccctttctttaaacatccatagcagattccattcctttttaaaaagtccatctttttttcatatttcttttccttaaatttacgacaccatcttatggtgtgacctacttcatcacaaaatggacagaattcattctttctggtcggtgcatcctcttttgcaccacctaacaccttctcaggtattatattggtagcaaaattgcttttcttaggccctgtcttttgtttagttttgacataggtagaacccttataaattgcaagtggcttggcttcttcaataatcccgctgcatgaatctgacatgtaccgtacttctctttctaaatattccaccaggtctggtagcctggctacttgtttgctcttatcacgtatttcacctgccctatctctccacttttctctcattcttctgggcaacttgctaatgatgattctcatattacttgaaagattaatttcctccatatagccaagatttttcatcgagctgcaacatcttctcagaaatattgcatattcactcaatttatccacatcttctagcttgatttctttccaatcatgggccttttcaatgtatgcattcgcaatcctctgttcatcaccaaaacgttccttcaataatcttctcgcctttttatagccctggttgtctggctccatctgacaactttccacaagccccttcacctttccttgtgtgtacttcaccagaaaccgtaagcgctctttttcatccataactttcttctctaatacCTCTTCCAGTGCCCTCACGAAAGTTTCATATTCTAAAGGAGCTCcagcatacgtaggaatttcaactggtggcaaaatgagagatttatttcgtcgagctataatctcgttgaattcagattgcttaTGTGGCAGTGCCATTAGACCAACCTGATTTCCTTCTCCTTGGTCCACTGGTCCTTCTCGAGTTTGTACGGATGTTCTTATAGTAGCTAGTTTCGGTCCagcacccatttgctgagctgaaggttcactcaacctatttagtttttccaatccaaggtatcctgtggactttgaccgtggaatcgattcaactgccaattcactctgagcaggtctggctctctgtctagagcttatcgcctttgatgatctagagctgcatctagacccttcactttccagtatgtcccttctggctttagccaccttcaactttgtatctaattccagttgttcctgacatcgcgccatttcttcttgctgtcgctttgtctcatcttgctgtcgggccatctgttgcatcatctcttcttgctgtcgggccatctcatgttttttcttcatagcatccgcttctattgagagcgctgctaactcagcctttgctcccaaacgagcagaagccctcgaaaccgaactggctgagctaccagatttacggcctgatcttggtgaagatacatttgagatactatcttCCGGTGCTAtttcatcaccttcttcttctGGCTGGCTATCTTCTTTTCTGCTACCTTTACTTTTACTAACTTGCTCTAACCATCCTTCTACAACTTCTTtggattcatcataatactccgtATTTTCACAATCCCACTTAAAATGTCTTTCACGCTCCTCTGGAGAACGCTCTgcctccagcagtgtgtcctgcttctctttcaGCTCATGGTTAAGGCTACTTATCAGGCGTAATTTCTCTACCACCTTGTCCTGGTTCTCTTCTGATTCCATGAGTGTCTTCACACTTTCAAACAGCTTTCTAATCTtcttccccaacttgttcctatccaattcagcctccttgagaacataacttcgacctttctcagtgagtttaagttgtctggctggtctttcttcaccaccatgtggctcttctggcatagctctgccctcatcttccttcatgatttaaaagaggtcttggcagattgccaagtctttaaattagtcgaaaaaaagtctctgcttctgagtgactttgttattatcaacaatttcttccaaaactaaaacatactgataatgtagagaacctctctctaattccaggtgcaaaataaatgatgctaATACCAATGGAATGCTCCTTTATCTCTttgattcaaaacaatccaaggtcggtctgcctttcccagacacgctggagaaaacagcttGTTGAGCTCTATTACAGAATTCTTTCAATTAAAACCGTAATTTTTATTCAAAAGGTAATAATCAATTCGTACTCAcaatccagtgatacgtcttccgatgcgttccgatgctgttgatagacctcaaggctcctcctggccgagatcttcttcagttccacgattggaaccaatcttctttggctgcgccttttcgaggtcttagccttcgtcCTGCTCTGGCCGCACCTCTCCTAGGTCTTAGCCTTCGCACTTCGATCTTCTGTCCCTATCTCAGGGACTGGTATTTACCCCCGCCGGAGGTTCGCTTTtacttatcttcttcttcttcttcttcttctgtcccaatctctgggactggcaattaccccctgccggaggtatccttcgacttaatgtagcggcagatttttcagatctttcaggaaattaactccctagccactaattggttgagaggggataaggggaatatcttcgatacgcatgcaagctgcctcagagacttacagagcttctactttcataaagcttcagcacacagtcttttaatgaatattttctttattgtagatataaaacagtaagatacatccaaggttttccgacttgttccagcaatcttcttcgaactccagcgcattgcttcagatactagaaaactctccgtgtcttcttcttcacatgaggcttgacatgcttgacatgcttgacacgcttgacatgcttgacatgaggcttgacatgcttgacatgcttgacatggtcgaaggataaaccttctccctctcctgtccaaaacgaattcccaactaaactaacacgcaagcagttaagctgcataaacacgccccaagacacgtcataaaatcccacccacattataacgggctggctaaaatttaaaggaacatgccatccacaatgacatgccaaataggccaaatggccacttcacCCTCCATGTGTATTTGAGGTCAGGTCAGGACACGGTCACCTAGAACACGTTCACCCTGAAAACCTACAGCAAATGTGCtggagaccaaagatcttatagcggagcttctTACACACTCCTCGCCAATAGAGTTCGTTCCCTGACACTGCGGCGCGTTGATTGGACAAACGTGGTATCTCAGGTGTGTTTAGCGCCTCCCCGTAAGTGTAGTCAGGAAGTGGCGAGAATGGCTGCCGAACAGCAGGTTGCGAGTTTACGCGAAGAACTAATTTGTCCCGTCTGCCTGGatatcttcaccgatccggtgtccctgcagtgcgggcacaacttctgccgctcctgtatcacactgtGCTGGGAAAGAGacgggagaaactcctgcccggaatgtagagcggAATTTGCAGACGGCACCCTCATTGTGAATTGGGCCTTGTCAAGTCTGGCTGAGAAAACTCAAACATTAAACCTGAATCAGAAagtgaaggaaagtaaacttcactgcgagaaacatcaggtagaactgaagctgttttgtgaaactgacaagaaactgatctgtgtGATCTGTCGAGACGCGCGGGAACACAGAGATCACCGCTTCATACCGATAGAAGAAGCCGTTGAAAactacaaggtaaaaacaaacatATTTTGAGCACATGAATTCTACAGCGTTTTTTCTCATGTAcaacactttcatttcactttttGTTTTTACAAACCCATTTTCAGGCTCAGATGAAATCTTCCATAGAATCTCTCACGAAAAAAAATTCAGAGATACAGGAAATGGAACAATTGCAGAAAACAAAGATTTCTGGAGTTAGGGTAAGGTCTCGTCCTTCGCTGTATGATCCCGTGTAGATTTAATCCCCTTGTGGCAACATAACAATATCCACATTTCTCTTCACAGGCACAGTCCCACAGTCTGCAGTCCCACATCACATCACACTTCAATAAAAAGCGACAGATTCTCGCTGAGGAAGAGCAGCGTTTACTCAAAGATCTCGGGGAAGCAGAGGCGAAGAGTCTAGATATAATGGAGAAACATCTTCAAGCAATTCAAGAGaaattaaattccattcaggagaAACTCACAAAGCTACAggaacagatggatcaaaaagacagtgtgatATTTCTAATGGTgagaatttattttcatttttggcCAAACCAAGTGCCCACAGAAAATGCACAACTTCTCGGGAATAAGTGGAGACCTTGACACTAAATGTTTGATTGTTTCTCTGTTTCCCAAGTTAAATATTGCCTTTAAACTGACACTAAAATCCAGGTACACTTGCATGCTGTGAGTGTGTCTGGTGCAGCGGGTGTGAGAGGCAGTGCATGAATTAATGGGAACTGACATTCAGTTACAGAACTTGACATTTATGCCAGATATATATAATCTAAATCCTGTTTGTATAATCAGTGTTTCATAACTTTGGGGTGTTTTGCTTGACCCATCGTATGAAATCCTTTGATAATGTAAAAACCATTATCAATACATTCCTTTTAGAGTTGCAAGTAAATATGTCCCgtgtggtatagaaacatagaaaataggtgcaggagtaggccattcggcccttggagcctgcaccgccattcaatatgatcatggctgatcatccaactcagtatcctgtacctgccttctctccataccccctgatccctttagccacaagggccacatccaactccctcttaaatatagccaatgaactggcctcaactacattctgtggcagtaattccacagatacaccactctctgtgtgaaaaatgtttttctcatctcggtcctatccttatccttaaactgtgacccctagttctggacttccccaacatcgggaataattttcctgcatctggcctgtccaaccacttaagaattttgtaagtttctataagatcccccctcaatcttctaaattctagcgagtacaagccgagtctatccagtctttcttcatatgaaagtcctgacatcccaggaatcagtctggtgaaccttctctgtactccctctgtggcaagaacgtcttttctcagattaggagaccaaaactgtacacaatactccaggtgtggtctcaccaagaccctgtacaactgcagtagaacctcactgctcctatactcaaatccttttgctatgaatgctgacataccattcgctttcttcactgccggctgcacctgcatgcttactttcaatgactggtgtaccatgacacccaggtctcgttgcatctcccctt
Coding sequences within:
- the LOC116989791 gene encoding nuclear factor 7, brain-like; this encodes MAAEQQVASLREELICPVCLDIFTDPVSLQCGHNFCRSCITLCWERDGRNSCPECRAEFADGTLIVNWALSSLAEKTQTLNLNQKVKESKLHCEKHQVELKLFCETDKKLICVICRDAREHRDHRFIPIEEAVENYKAQMKSSIESLTKKNSEIQEMEQLQKTKISGVRAQSHSLQSHITSHFNKKRQILAEEEQRLLKDLGEAEAKSLDIMEKHLQAIQEKLNSIQEKLTKLQEQMDQKDSVIFLMVRIYFHFWPNQVPTENAQLLGNKWRP